Below is a window of Streptomyces sp. WMMB303 DNA.
CCAGTTCCCGCGCGGCCGTACGCAGGCCCACGTCGGTCGTCTCCCGGAGTGGAGCCGGCGTGCGGTGCTCCATGGGCTGGTGTCGCATACGGTCATCCCCCGTCGCTCGTCCCTCACCTTGCGTGACAACGACGGTAGCCCGGGGCGAAGAATCCCGCCGAGCCTGTGGAAAACCCTAGGGACGCGCAGGTCGGTCGCCGTTCCGGGCGGCCAGCCCGAGATGTTCGCCGACACGGTTGACCAGCAGCGTCATCTCGTAGGCGACCTGCCCGATGTCCGCTTCGGCCTCCGCCAGGACGCACAGGCAACTGCCGTCCCCCGCCGCCATCACGAAGAACACGCCCTCGTCGAACTCGATCATGGTCTGGCGCACCCGTCCGGCCTTGAAATGCTGCCCGGACCCCTTGGCCAGGCTGTGGAGTCCGGAGGAAACCGCGGCCAGGTGTTCCGCGTCCTCGCGCTCGAGGTCGTGGCTGCTCCCCGTCACGAGCCCGTCGTTGGAGAGGACCAAAGCGTGCCGGACCGATGAGATCCGCTTCGTGAGGTCGTCCAGCAACCAGTCGAGTCCCGTGTTCAGTGCCACGACGCGCCCCCTTTTCCTCGGCATCTGCCGTGCCACCCTTACCCACGAGAGCACAGTCAGCAACCATGAGGTGGTTATCTGTTGCGCACAGTTA
It encodes the following:
- a CDS encoding roadblock/LC7 domain-containing protein, translating into MALNTGLDWLLDDLTKRISSVRHALVLSNDGLVTGSSHDLEREDAEHLAAVSSGLHSLAKGSGQHFKAGRVRQTMIEFDEGVFFVMAAGDGSCLCVLAEAEADIGQVAYEMTLLVNRVGEHLGLAARNGDRPARP